The Vibrio echinoideorum DNA window AACTCTTAGTGAGTGGAGCGACGTAACGCTAACGAAAGATACGCTAGTACTGAAAAACGATGTACACACGCTAACGTACACAATTCGTGATTGGGTAAACTAGTCTAGCTATCAACACCACTGTTGATACCAGAAATTGATTAAAGGAGCCTTCGTGGCTCCTTTTTTATTGCTGACTTAATTACTTAATAGTCCCCGACTCCCCTCAAAATCGCACTTATCACCAATTTTCCATACCAACCTCCAATAAACATCAAAAATCTCTCATTTAGATGCAATTAATTCACGGGTTTAACGGTCTGTTGTTAGGATGGTAAGAGCCTAGAATCTGTTGAGCTTTCGAGATGATTTCATATCGAATAAAACTTAACCATGAACGCCCAACTCCCCCTTAGTAATTGATTGAATTTACTATTGAATTAGAAATTATTTCAGAAACAGATAGAATAACTGTTAGGGAGTTCGAAAATACAATGCTCTTGCCCGTTCACTACCAAATGGAAAAGTTTATGAACAAGATAGTAAGTACGTTAGGAATCATGGCAACCGTTGCATACAGTGCAACCATTTATGCTGATGAAGCAACATCAACAGATAGCTGGAACCAAACTGAACAACAGGCAGAGGGACAAACTGTCTATTTTCATGCTTGGGGCGGTAGCCAAGAGATTAACCGTTACATACAGTGGGCAGGCAAGCAGTTACAAAGTGAATATGGTGTTACTTTAAAACACGTAAAAGTAACCGATATCGCAGAAACAACCACACGTTTGATTGCTGAAAAAGCAGCAGGCAAAAACAGTGAAGGCAGCGTTGATATTGTGTGGATCAACGGTGAAAACTTCCGCTCAATGAAAGACAACGAGCTACTCTTTGGACCTTTTACTCAATCACTTCCAAACTGGCAGTATGTCGATAAGTCCTTGCCAATTGATGTCGATTTCTCGGAGCCTACAGAAGGCTTAGAAGCACCTTGGGGAGTGGGACAACTTGTGTTCATCCACGACCAAGAAACGCTACACAACCCGCCACAATCGTTTTCAGAAATGTTGAGCTATGCTCAGGCGTTCCCTAATCGCTTAAGCTACCCTCGCCCACCAGAGTTTCATGGCACGAGCTTCATTAAGTCTCTACTCATAGAGCTAACCAACAATAACCCTGCGCTATCTAAGCCTGTCTCAGAAGATGACTTCCAAACGGTGACCGCTCCATTATGGGATTATTTAGATAAATTCCACAAAGTCGCTTGGCGTGGTGGCAAGCAGTTCCCAGCAGGTACCTCAGAGAGCATTCAACTTCTTGATGACGGACAAATCGACCTTGCGATTACGTTCAATCCAAATGCTGTTTTCTCTGCACAATCTAGCGGAAAATTGGCAGAAAGCACCAAGGCTTATGCTCTTGAAAGTGGCGCACTCTCTAACATTCACTTCTTAGCAATTCCTTGGAATGCCAACTCTTCAGCGGGTGCACAAGTGGCGATCAATTTCTTGCTTAGCCCAGAAGCACAATCACGTAAAGGTGACCTGAATATTTGGGGTGACCCTTCAGTGTTAAGTAGTAAATACTTAACCGGCAGCGCTAAAAACACTCAGCAATTTAAATCGGTTGATGAACCTCACCCAACCTGGCAAGCCGCACTCGAGAAAGAGTGGCTTAAGCGATACGGTAACTAAATTTCATGCTACACGCCCTATATTTTGTTGTTATAGCAGTGTGCATAATCCCAACGATTCCTGGGGTTGCGGGAGTGGTGGCTTCGTCACTGAGCTTTATCCCGCCCCTAGGCTTAGTGGAACCTTCGCTCAACGGTTTTGAACAAGTCTTTCAATGGGAAGGCGTTTGGCATTCTATTGGTTTGAGTTTGTCTTCTGCTTTTGCGAGCAGTTACATCGCCTGCTTTCTGACCTTTTGTATTATTCAAGCGACTTGGGGAAAGCCTTTTTGGAAAAAAATTGAGCTAACATTATCCCCAATGCTCGCCATTCCACATGTTGCTTTTGCTATTGGGTTTGCTTTTTTGTTTAGCCCTACCGGCCTTGGTGCCAGAGCTGTACATCAATTGGTCGGAGAAGTTGGCAACAGCTCTGAACTCGCGTTACTGGTTAAAGACCCCTACGCGTTGGGGTTGATCATTATGCTCGCGCTCAAAGAGATCCCGTTTTTGTTGCTGATGAGCCTATCGATACTTCAACAAATCGATGTAGAACGTATTACTAAAGTCAGTGCTTCATTGGGCTATAGCCGTTCTCAAATTTGGTGGAAGGTAATTTTCCCACAATGGTTTACTAAGCTACGATTCCCAATGTTGGCAGTGCTCGCCTACAGCTTATCCGTTGTCGACATTGCGCTAATTCTTGGCCCAACCAATCCTCCTACTTTTGCAGTCTTAGTATGGCAATGGTTTAGCGATCCTGACCTCAACCTTTTACCGCGAGCTGCTGCCGGAGCGATTGTGTTATTTGTTTTGGCATCGCTTATCATTGCTGCAGCAAGACTGATTGAATGGTCATTACTCAAACACTTTAGATCTTGGCAGTATTCCGGCAGAACAGGAATGAACCTACCAGGAAAAACGGTATTTACGATTCTTGCTGCATTGTCATTGTTCATTATTCCTTTGATGATGATTTGGAGCATTGCTCAACGCTGGCGCTTTCCTGACTTATTGCCGAGCCGCTACAGCCTGAAATTTTGGGAATATGAATGGGACAGCATCTTAAGTACCGTTGGCCAAAGCTTATGGATTGCTCTTGCTTCCGCGTCTATTGCTTTACTGTTGGCGCTGGTTGCTCATGAATATCGCATCAAACATAGATGGCAAGTGCCTGGCTTTATTATCGCGATTCCAATGTTAATCCCTCAGCTTTCTGTCTTGTTCGGGTTACAGGTTACGACACTTTATATCGGCAGCAGTGCGTATGAATTGTGGGTAATTTGGGCTCATGTTTTCTTTGCCTTCCCGTTTGTTTACTTGTCTTTGGATGGCCCATGGAAAAGCTTCAATGATGGGTTGATAAAAGCTTCACTTAGCCTAGGAAAGTCACCGTTGCAAAGTTGGTATTCCATCAAACTCCCAATCCTGCTCCCTGCTATCACTTTTGCGTGGGCAGTCGGAATCAGTGTGAGTTTGGCTCAGTACTTACCAACCTTAATGCTAGGCGCAGGTAGAATTAGCACCATCACCACAGAAGCCGTCGCCCTAACCAGCGGTTTCGACCGCAGGGTAACCGCTATTTACGCCATCTGGCAGGCTTTATTGCCTTTGTTCTTTTTCTCTTTAGCGATAGTAGTCAGCCGACTTCAACTTAGATATCGCCGTCTTACTTTTAAAGGTTTTCTAACCAATGAGTCTGTACCTCAACGACCTCGCCATTCATAAAAATGGGGGCGATTCGCTGTTTTCAGCGCTAAACGTAACTTTAGAATCAGGCCAAGTGTTGGCTTTAATGGGACCAAGTGGTTGCGGAAAATCAACCTTATTGGATGCTATTGCCGGGCACTTGAATGAAGAGTTTTCTTATACAGGAAGTGTGGTTTTAAACGACATTCAACTTGATGAGCTTCCCTCACATCAACGTAAGGTCGGTATTCTGTTTCAAGACGATCTGTTGTTTCCACACCTCAAAGTATGGGAAAACTTAGCGTTCTCACTTCCGAATTCAATTAAGGGCTCGGCTCGCCAACATCAAGCGATGGAGGCACTCAAAAACATTGAGTTAACACACTTGGCCGAATCATTCCCAGACCAAGTATCGGGAGGCCAAAGAGCAAGAATAAGCTTAGCTCGTATGCTGCTAGCCAAACCCAAACTGGCCCTGCTTGATGAACCGTTCAGTAAGCTAGACCAAGAGTTAAGAACGCAGTTTCGCGATTGGGTATTCGATCAGCTCAGTAAAGCAAATATCCCTACACTAATGGTAACGCACGACGAAACCGATGTTCCAGAAGGAGCCCAAGTGCTTTCTTGGCCATGGAGAAGTCATCATGCTAGATAAGTATTCCATCAAGG harbors:
- a CDS encoding ABC transporter substrate-binding protein, which gives rise to MNKIVSTLGIMATVAYSATIYADEATSTDSWNQTEQQAEGQTVYFHAWGGSQEINRYIQWAGKQLQSEYGVTLKHVKVTDIAETTTRLIAEKAAGKNSEGSVDIVWINGENFRSMKDNELLFGPFTQSLPNWQYVDKSLPIDVDFSEPTEGLEAPWGVGQLVFIHDQETLHNPPQSFSEMLSYAQAFPNRLSYPRPPEFHGTSFIKSLLIELTNNNPALSKPVSEDDFQTVTAPLWDYLDKFHKVAWRGGKQFPAGTSESIQLLDDGQIDLAITFNPNAVFSAQSSGKLAESTKAYALESGALSNIHFLAIPWNANSSAGAQVAINFLLSPEAQSRKGDLNIWGDPSVLSSKYLTGSAKNTQQFKSVDEPHPTWQAALEKEWLKRYGN
- a CDS encoding ABC transporter permease; protein product: MLHALYFVVIAVCIIPTIPGVAGVVASSLSFIPPLGLVEPSLNGFEQVFQWEGVWHSIGLSLSSAFASSYIACFLTFCIIQATWGKPFWKKIELTLSPMLAIPHVAFAIGFAFLFSPTGLGARAVHQLVGEVGNSSELALLVKDPYALGLIIMLALKEIPFLLLMSLSILQQIDVERITKVSASLGYSRSQIWWKVIFPQWFTKLRFPMLAVLAYSLSVVDIALILGPTNPPTFAVLVWQWFSDPDLNLLPRAAAGAIVLFVLASLIIAAARLIEWSLLKHFRSWQYSGRTGMNLPGKTVFTILAALSLFIIPLMMIWSIAQRWRFPDLLPSRYSLKFWEYEWDSILSTVGQSLWIALASASIALLLALVAHEYRIKHRWQVPGFIIAIPMLIPQLSVLFGLQVTTLYIGSSAYELWVIWAHVFFAFPFVYLSLDGPWKSFNDGLIKASLSLGKSPLQSWYSIKLPILLPAITFAWAVGISVSLAQYLPTLMLGAGRISTITTEAVALTSGFDRRVTAIYAIWQALLPLFFFSLAIVVSRLQLRYRRLTFKGFLTNESVPQRPRHS
- a CDS encoding ATP-binding cassette domain-containing protein; translated protein: MSLYLNDLAIHKNGGDSLFSALNVTLESGQVLALMGPSGCGKSTLLDAIAGHLNEEFSYTGSVVLNDIQLDELPSHQRKVGILFQDDLLFPHLKVWENLAFSLPNSIKGSARQHQAMEALKNIELTHLAESFPDQVSGGQRARISLARMLLAKPKLALLDEPFSKLDQELRTQFRDWVFDQLSKANIPTLMVTHDETDVPEGAQVLSWPWRSHHAR